From one Anaerococcus prevotii DSM 20548 genomic stretch:
- a CDS encoding hemerythrin domain-containing protein, translated as MKAIEYLVKEHDQITKFLDRLEEECLSILKDKTIDEEFFRASISFIREFADGIHHKKEEDILFKYMLEELGVLGEKVIKNGMLVEHQLARSYVFKLENSLNSYKRTKDDRDILQIIANSMAYVNLLREHIDKENSTVYTFAEDRLKDDIKEKIEKESDNRLKEDELSYQRKEELLNIIFKNL; from the coding sequence ATGAAAGCAATAGAATATTTAGTAAAAGAACACGATCAGATAACAAAGTTTTTGGATAGGTTAGAGGAAGAATGCCTTTCTATTCTTAAGGATAAAACTATAGATGAAGAATTCTTCAGGGCAAGCATCTCCTTTATTAGAGAGTTCGCAGATGGAATCCATCACAAGAAGGAAGAAGATATCCTTTTTAAATATATGCTAGAAGAGCTAGGAGTTTTAGGAGAAAAAGTTATAAAAAACGGTATGCTAGTCGAGCATCAACTTGCTAGATCCTATGTATTTAAGCTTGAAAACTCACTAAATTCTTATAAGAGAACAAAAGATGATAGAGATATCCTCCAAATTATCGCAAACTCTATGGCCTATGTAAATCTTTTAAGAGAGCATATAGATAAGGAGAATTCTACGGTATATACTTTCGCAGAAGATAGATTAAAAGATGATATCAAAGAAAAAATCGAGAAAGAAAGTGATAATAGACTAAAGGAAGACGAGCTATCCTATCAAAGGAAGGAAGAACTTCTTAACATTATTTTCAAAAATTTATAA
- a CDS encoding radical SAM protein, with protein sequence MHYTGNEIYRPPLEARTPLLEVTRGCSHNKCVFCTMYQRTPFSLAPKENIISDLEELAFYYPNLERIYLLNGDPFALSFEKLKEIGELIHKYLPNIKTITSYASFYNMKNKTVAELKELKKLGFDELYIGVETAYEPALLKINKGCNLEEYKESLGKIKEAGLSYHAILMMGVAGRGNSEINAKATAKFLNIYPAKSVFPMTTSVQYGSELYKMREKGDFEEASLGEIIKEQIVLVENLDYPDETLFSSGHMVNLINISHRFKNKDKILEKLNYALENLSPEILNSTNERQAR encoded by the coding sequence ATGCATTACACAGGAAACGAAATATATAGACCGCCCCTTGAGGCAAGGACACCTCTGCTTGAAGTAACTAGAGGATGCTCTCACAACAAGTGCGTATTTTGCACTATGTATCAGAGGACTCCCTTTTCTCTTGCTCCCAAGGAAAATATAATAAGTGACTTGGAAGAGCTAGCCTTTTACTATCCAAATCTTGAAAGAATCTATCTCTTAAATGGAGATCCATTTGCCCTATCTTTTGAAAAACTAAAGGAAATAGGGGAATTGATCCATAAATATTTACCAAATATCAAAACTATAACTTCATATGCGTCATTTTATAATATGAAGAACAAAACAGTAGCAGAACTTAAAGAGTTAAAGAAATTGGGCTTTGATGAATTGTATATAGGAGTGGAAACGGCTTACGAGCCTGCCCTACTTAAGATAAACAAGGGTTGTAACTTAGAAGAATACAAGGAGTCTCTAGGTAAAATAAAAGAAGCAGGACTAAGCTATCATGCCATCCTTATGATGGGAGTTGCGGGACGTGGCAATTCAGAAATAAATGCCAAAGCTACGGCAAAATTTCTAAATATCTACCCGGCCAAATCTGTCTTTCCTATGACAACATCAGTCCAATATGGATCTGAGCTTTATAAAATGAGGGAAAAAGGAGACTTTGAGGAAGCAAGTCTTGGAGAAATTATAAAAGAACAAATAGTTCTAGTAGAAAATCTAGATTATCCTGACGAAACTCTTTTCTCATCAGGACATATGGTAAATCTTATAAATATAAGCCATAGATTTAAAAACAAGGATAAAATATTGGAAAAACTAAATTATGCCCTAGAAAACCTAAGCCCTGAGATATTGAACTCAACAAATGAGAGGCAAGCTAGGTAA
- a CDS encoding BCCT family transporter — protein sequence MANNFKVQTIIILITTLLFILSAMSGLGKGVKILSNLNLILAIGLLAIAIVVGPSVRIFDNLTDSLGNYLQNFLAMSFRSSSFYPEKRGWINSWTIFYWAWWISWSPFVGVFIARISKGRTIREFIAVVLLVPTILSILWFTSFGTLSTSVQANGFDLTGFATEEVLFATFSHYSLGKVMSIVALVLIVSFFITSADSATFVLAMLSEKGKLNPSNKKKIVWGALLALIAISLLFSGGLSALENTLIIVALPFSLVIIFMMVSLLIELKHEKNKMGLSITPDRLPKTDQPFKSYSED from the coding sequence ATAGCAAATAATTTCAAGGTCCAGACTATAATTATATTAATCACAACCCTTCTATTTATCCTAAGCGCCATGTCAGGTTTGGGTAAGGGAGTAAAGATTTTATCAAATCTAAATTTGATTCTTGCTATAGGTCTACTGGCTATTGCCATAGTAGTAGGTCCATCTGTTAGAATTTTTGATAACTTAACTGATTCTCTAGGAAATTATCTACAAAATTTCTTAGCTATGAGTTTTAGATCATCTTCCTTCTATCCTGAAAAGCGTGGGTGGATTAATTCTTGGACTATTTTCTATTGGGCTTGGTGGATATCCTGGTCTCCTTTCGTTGGAGTTTTTATAGCTAGGATATCAAAGGGAAGAACTATTAGAGAATTTATTGCGGTTGTCTTGCTAGTTCCAACTATTTTGAGTATCCTTTGGTTTACAAGTTTCGGCACCCTATCAACTAGTGTCCAAGCTAATGGTTTCGACTTGACTGGATTTGCTACTGAAGAAGTGCTTTTCGCAACATTTTCCCATTATAGTTTAGGCAAAGTCATGTCCATAGTCGCCTTGGTTTTGATTGTTTCGTTTTTCATCACATCAGCCGACTCTGCAACATTTGTTTTGGCTATGTTATCTGAAAAAGGAAAACTCAACCCATCCAATAAGAAGAAAATAGTTTGGGGAGCTCTGCTTGCCCTTATAGCTATATCACTTCTATTTTCTGGCGGTCTTAGTGCCCTAGAAAATACCCTAATCATTGTAGCCTTACCTTTTTCTCTAGTAATAATTTTTATGATGGTTTCCCTACTCATAGAATTAAAACACGAGAAAAACAAAATGGGGCTTTCAATTACTCCAGATAGACTTCCAAAAACAGATCAACCTTTCAAATCCTATAGTGAAGACTAA
- a CDS encoding BCCT family transporter produces MKKKSSYIKNNKVFVLSLGFLVVLVAMGILIPHPFGEVTKNLTTNITKDFGWFYLLLVTGILFYLLYLCRSPIGQIKLGNPNSKPEHSTTSWIAMMFSAGMGIGLVFYGAAEPLSHYAINPPLADPSSRKALVDSFQYTFFHWGIHAWGVYAIVGLALAYFGFRKQERYLLSETFKPLLDNTDGFIGKTIDIITIVATVIGVATTLGFGASQINGGDFLIYLA; encoded by the coding sequence ATGAAAAAGAAATCATCTTACATAAAAAATAATAAAGTTTTTGTTTTATCTCTAGGATTTTTAGTAGTCCTTGTAGCTATGGGTATTCTTATTCCACATCCTTTTGGGGAAGTAACTAAGAATCTAACTACGAATATCACAAAGGACTTTGGTTGGTTCTACCTTTTACTTGTTACAGGTATTTTATTTTATTTGTTATATCTATGCCGTAGTCCTATCGGTCAAATTAAATTGGGTAATCCTAATTCCAAACCAGAACATTCCACTACTTCTTGGATAGCCATGATGTTTTCAGCTGGTATGGGTATAGGTCTTGTTTTTTATGGGGCGGCGGAACCTCTTAGTCACTATGCTATAAACCCACCCCTAGCCGATCCATCCTCTAGGAAAGCTTTGGTAGATTCTTTCCAATACACATTCTTCCATTGGGGTATACACGCTTGGGGTGTTTATGCCATAGTAGGTCTTGCTCTCGCTTATTTTGGTTTTAGAAAGCAAGAGAGATATCTCTTATCAGAAACATTCAAGCCTTTATTAGATAATACTGATGGCTTTATAGGTAAGACAATCGATATAATTACTATTGTTGCAACTGTTATAGGTGTTGCTACTACTCTAGGTTTTGGAGCAAGTCAAATTAACGGGGGGGACTTTCTTATCTATTTGGCATAG